TAAGTACATCCAGATTAGAAATCTTCACTGCCTGGGCCTGCAGTTAAGTACATCCAGATTAGAAATCTCAACAAACATCAAAACGGAAGAACTCATGACGTAACAGTATATATTACAAAAACGCATGTAAATAAGCACTTAAGAGGTCCCAGAAAAGTAAACTACCACATTTCAACCAATTCATTTCAGATCCAAAGGAAATTAGAAGTGAGGGCTACAGTTAAACCATACTTATCGATAGCTCTATTTCATGGAGAACTGACATTTCAGCTCGGAAAGAGCATGTACTTCCATCAAACCACTATGCAACACTGAGATTCACTTCGCTAAATTCGGGCTCCCGAGCATCCTTACTCCGATTCCATCCTTGATCTACAGCTGCTAAACTAAGCAGATCAAGCAACTCCTCCAACAATTCCCACGACAAAAAATGGTGTCTTTCATAGCAACAAGTGGaacaaaagatccaaactttctaCACACGCCCACAAATATCGAACCTCACCGACAATAGCATGTAAAAAAAACCAAGCGAAACAAACAAACCAGGCCCCTAGGAGTAGGAGGCACCTTGAATCCAGTTCACGAACACCTCCCCCAAACCCCAGCTAGAATCGAAGAAACGCCTCGATCCGCGTGATCCACAGCCTTAAGAAGAGAAGGAACTGACTATGTGTTTGGTTCATGGGCTCATGGGGAACGGAGACCATGGTGTTTGGATCTGAGTCATGTGGGGACGGAGACCTAGCAGCGGAGCTGTGTGGCGGCCGCGCGGGGCCGGTCGCGGGGACGCTGGGGCTGCAGAGAGCGGACGCCACGCCGGAGCAGGTCGCGAGGACGCTGGGCCCCAGGCGGTGGTCGACAGAGCGCGGTTTCCTCTCCGGGCTGCGGCGCAGCGAGCGGAGGGAGGAGAAGGGTTCAGGCGGCGGGCGGAGGGGCGATCTCGGCTGCGGGGGAAGAAGACGCGGCGGCCGCCCCCTACTGATGGATCGGGGACTCCCGGCGAGACGGGCCTAACCCTAGGCGCCCGCCAGATCTGCCGCCGCGCCAGGCCGCGGCCGGCGGCGAGACGCACCTCAACCAGAAGCTGACAGAGAGAGGGATCGACTGGGGACTCACCGGCGCCGGATCTCCGGGAGGCGCGCTAATTCGGGGGGCCAGCCCCCAGAATTGCGAATTTTTGGGGCCCCGAATTTTATTTCGGGGCAGGAGCAAGCTCGAAAAAACGAAGCTTTTTTAGTCAAAGCCTCCGAAATTTTGCAATACACGACGGCAATGTGCTGAGAAGGGTCATGTAGCTTGCTGCAGCACAGTAGTAGTAGAAAAAGAGTAGGTCAGGTCATGTGTGTCCTGTAAAAAGGGAAATAAATTATTCCATCTCTgtttttttttgttgttgtttgcTCCAAAAGTTTCGAACTTTGCCCCTATTCGGCGCCCCAAATTAATTCCGGTAACATTGCAGCCCAAATAACGGGTTCAGCCCTAAGCCAGGGGCTTTCTCGGGATTTCCAAGCTTTTTCCTCTTTATTTCACAAAAAAAATACGTGCATATAAAAGCAAAGAAGATGGTTGCCGAATTTATTTGGGATCAAGAGACCGATTACTGTTTTAGCTGGAGATTTGAGCCCAGCACAAGGGCGCTCGATATGGGAAATGGCTCTAATGTCCTCCTGGCGGGCCCCACATTACTCAGACATGCAAAAGGCACTCATGAAGTAATTTGCTTGCGTACAGCTACGCGATATACTAGTCGTATGCGTACGTGACACTTTATTAAGGGCTATTTGTGTAAAATCACAGCAGCGCGGGGTAACCTGGTGCTGTTGCTGGAACAACAAAATGCCAGGGATATATCAGGACTTTCACATGCTATATACTTATGGTTAATATATCACAACCACCAGCCAAAAAAGGTTCCTCTCTTAGCTCTATTCTTTTTCCTCCACTGGAGAAGATATCTCTTGTGTGAGACACGGATGGATAGTTTGGAAAATCCATTTTACCAAGTAATTTATATTTTTCAAatgaaaaataaactaatttctcttAAGAAAATAAAAATCTCTTGAAAAAATAAGTTCTCAAACTAGCCCTCAGATGTCCTTTTTCCCAAGTGTGGGACCCACTCCCATTGTTACTAGTCTTTAAGCATTCCCTCTCGACATCATCACTCACCAGCACTTCTTTTCTCTGTACGGGTATCTGAAAAAGGAACACAGTAGTAAAATAAACAGCACTAACACAAAAATATCTAGAGCAAGTACTAACATTGTTGACGTTTCTTCTGTCAGTGTAACAACAATTCACAGACAGAGTAATCCTGCAACTGGTTCATACGTGATAAATACGGATTATATTGAGCTTGTAAAGTACAGAACATGAGCATTTGCCACAGCTTCCAATAAAACTGCAACCTTCAGCTGAAGCAGCACCCAGTTCCAGAAGACAGCAGATGATATGGACGAACATAAGGGTCCTTAGAGGCTTACTGGCTTAGAGTTTGTAATAGAACGTTAATCAAGATCACACTTCAGAGTTTATAATGGAACAGCTGGTGAGGACATAATGATGCGCTGGTGCTGTTATGGACATGCAGCAGCAAGAATGCAGGATGGTCTTGTTGCCCGCCCCTGAGGTAAATGAACTTGAAGGGTTGAAGCTGGAATTGCTGTTGAGAGCTGCTCACCCAATGGCCAGAAGGCCGAAAGTGCTCAAGAAATATGTAGGAGCTGATTCAGAGACGCGGGTGGCCACTGGCCAGGAGTAGAGAAATAAAAGTGAGCTTGTAGGTCCTTCTCATCCACTTCAAACTTTTCAGTTGTTGACGAATTAGCAGCCTGGGGCTCAGTGTATAGCCAGTGTAGAACAGCTGGGTAACTGATTGATCCTTCAGCTGAATAGGAAGACAACACAGATGTCATGAGAAAATAAGACCATTTTGGTACATTTTACGTTCAGAAGCTCAGGAAGAAAAAGGGATAGGGATCATCATTTTTTTAGACAGAGCAAATGCCAAGCAGTGAGAGTCAGTGTTTCTGATGTTACTGTAGCTTTTCTGCAAATACAGCGATGCTAGTAACGGAAATATGTATAAGAACAGATACCTAGTATTGCAAAATGCACTGGAACTTGGCCCATTGTGTGTTCCAGCTTCAGAATAGAAACAGTTCAGAGGAACTGTTCATACCTGGTAAGTTTGGAGCTCCGATAACACAATTTGACAAGGCTGGAAGAGCTCCGTGGTCCAAGTTAATGTTCATTGTAACAATCCTGATTCTTTTCTCTTCAGGTCGTTATTCCCAGATCCCAGGTGCAGTCTATATATGGGACCAAGCACACAGGAAAGTTGTGCAGGAAGCCAGAATTACTGGTAACAAGTTGATACGTCCCAAAAGAGAAACAACAAAATAACAACTAGGCCTTTTAGATTTGACAGAACCATATAAGATTCTATTACGCACATAAAAGAAAATTACAGTAGAGCTGGAGCTGAGAGGACATGTATGTCGTAGTACAAAGCCTTTATTACAGAATTCATGGTCCAAGCTTGAACTACAGTCTAGCTATCCGACACATGAGGCGTGTATAAATTTCTATTTGGGAACAGCAGTTCGTGTGGTAAAACCTCTCAAATGTTTAGAGAATATACAGGCAAACTTTAATTTTGTGTATGTATGACACATATATGCAAAAGCTATGGTACATGGAACAAGAGGAAATGGCATATCCTATCTCCGTGGAATTTTCATGTGCGGTTTGAACCATAGAGGTGAGTATAAACCCTTCTAGTTCTGTAAACAACTATGAGGCTTAAGCCAGCTCCAACAACACAGAACGCTGACATAATCAGTGAGCTCACAAAAAAGCAGACAGCTCCTTCACACTTCAGTGTTCCATCTGCAAGAAAACCCATGCTGTGAAACAATCTTGGAGATGTCAGAGATGTTATCTGACGGCGCTGCGCTTGTTTCTCAGCTTCATAGTCATATAAATTACTAGCAATAAGGCCTGAGAAGACGAGTGACCCTGCGGGGTTAGCTACTGTGAGGAAGTTGTACATTGCACCGAAGTGTTTTACGCCAAAAAGTTCAGAGACAGCAGCTGGCACAATAGCCCAATGAGCTCCATATCCGAGTCCAACCAGGAAGGTTCCAACGTACATAGTTCCAGGCCAAGCCATTGCGAAGAGGAAATGCCCAACAGCCATCAGGATCTGACAAATTACCAGCGCTATGTGCCTTGGGTATGTGTGTTCCCTGATTAGAAGAACAACAAATCAAGATATTAACAGTTCTGAAACTtgatatgcataaaggaacaattcaagctttatcaaacctAAACAATAGTTATAGGGTGAACTAATTAACTAAAGTAGAAGAAATTGCAATTTATATAAAACTATTGAGTTGCATGCACCGACCAAAAGCTTAAGCTGGTGGAAAAAGACAAACAATTCACTAATACTTCCAACACAAATAACACACGCTGTGGAGCAAGCCTCTATGTTAACATACAGGTATCCAGAATAACTGAATCAAAGTGAAGCACGTCAGCCTAGATTTAACAAAATGGAAAAAGCTTTTAAGTTTTGGTGAAAAAATTATGATGCCTAACAACAATAGCAGACCATTTTTTCCATGACAAACAGTGGTGGATAGGTCAGTGTCAATACCTGACAATAATCTCAGAGAAGTAGCCACCTCCAACACGACCAAGGAAATTCCATATGCTCGTCAATGACACAAAAATATGCCCATCTTTGAACCCAACAGCCTGGCTCATCTGACCCATATTGTCGATCACTGTCAGACCTGATCCTGATCCAAGTAAGAGCGACCACCAAATAAGCCAAAAATCAGCCTTCACCAATGCCTGCACCAGGGTGAAGTTTTCACCTCGGCGTGGCTGCCTCCGAATTCTAACCCCACCCCTTGCTGCAGCTTGCACTAACTTGGTCTGCAACTCTTCAATCCTCTTTCTCCTTTCAGATGGAGGTAATGAATCAATGTCCTTAGGCTTCTCCTCTTCCACCTCACTTAAAATGACCTCTGGTTGATCCTCTTTCTCTTGTGAAGTGCTTGTCTCTCCTTTTGATGGATCAGAAAGGAGAGCCTCTTCAATTGGATGTTGTGTTTTGGATGACAGTGTCAAGGTCACAGGGATCACGATTGGTAAAACAAGAAGTATGAGTAGAATGACAGTGAGAAAATTAACCACATTGTCACTCAGTTGCATGAAATCTTGGACTAGCATGACGCCGACAAGATATGAGGCGAGGAGCAAGCAGATAGTGTAGATGAACAAGAAGCTGTTCTTGTCGGATGGACGCACCTGGCGGTGACCTCCAACGGGCCTAATAATAAACATCAGACCAATGGCAACCAATGATGGACCAACTGCAACCATGAATACAAGTGTTGCATGGTCGGGTGTGTGCATTACGGCATATAGTTGTGTCAAGATTGCACTGCTAAGGCCCGCAAATCCTTTCATAATACCCACTGTTTGACCTCTACTCTTGGGGAAGTTCTGGATGCATGTAACAAGTGCAGTTGTGTTGAAGAATGTCTCGCCGTTGGTCCCAACATAGATAAGAACACACATCTGAATAAACAACAGTGAAATATTACAATTAGCATCAGAAAATAAACCCATATAACTATATGGTTCCACAATATTTGCTAGCAGAGTAGAAAACTACATGCTCCACATAATTTGGTATGTGTGTGCCATGTACTCCACATAAGTTGGTACGCGGATCTAAGACGATGGTAAAATATGAACAAAAAATGCAAGTACAGCAAACTGATTGCATTGCATCATTTCCATTTGCCAACCAACGGAAAATTAGTTTGAGGAAGTATGGCTAGACTATTTTGACAACCAAGCAGAAGGAACCAAGGAGTTTCTGCTACGACAAAAACATAGAAACAGCCTACTTCTGAATAGATGAAAAAAGTACTCCACGGCACAATTTTTTGATGAATAACACCTTGAAATTGAGAAAAGGTAGCAACCAGTTACTGTCGATGTATATAATTCATAATGGTTACACCACTATTAAATTACAAAACGTTGTGCACATGGCCCAACATCAGTGACAACGACAACCTAAATACGGACACTAAAAACGAATATACCCTCAGCTGTACACTCATGTGATTTGATTGGTGACTTCAAGAAGTAAACTAACGTGCTTAGAAAAGCCATCATTGCACTTGATCTGATTTACGATCCAGTTGTTCCTTAGCTGGTTCAGTCAAACTGTTTAATTTTAATCATCAGGACACATCTTAGGGGGAAGATATCTTATGCAATCGATCATATTGGTACAAAATGCAATCATGTGATCTAATACATACGATCAAAATTCAATGGTGACTGCTATTTTAGGTGGGAGGGATTAAATATAAAATAGGTACTAGGTCTCAAGTGGAATGAGTTAAATGTAAATTATTGGATTTTAATTAGATGCATCAGATTGTTTGATTGCATATTTGCACTAACATGATCGACTGCACAGGCTATATCCCCATCTCAGGCCCACCTACCTGGCAACTCTATAAACAAATGAGCAGTTCACAGCACAAATAGAAATAGATCGAGTTTTGTCACTGGGGAACAGAACAATTTGACAGCCAACAAGTGGACTACTTGTGCTGTAATTCGGCAGTAACTCCTGTAATCTCCAGATTTCATGACCAAGAGCAGTTAATTTTCCTCCTAAACAAAAAAGGCTAAACCGAACCGTTCTACTGTTCATAACACGAACAACCATTGAACGGAGTAAACAAGAAAAAAGCAAAAGACGAACTCACCATCCAGAGGGGCAGTGCCGGCGCCTGCCTGGTGACGATGAGCCAGAGCCAGCCGTAGCCGAGGAAGTTCTGCACGGAGCCGATGAGCAGCATCGCCCACGACGGCAGCACGGCCGAGAGCGAGCCGGCGAGGAAGCCGACGCAGTCGCCGAGGTCCTTGGCGACGCCGAGCGCGGCCACCTGGCGCTGGTTGTAGCCCAGCGCGGCCTTGATGACCGGCGAGATGGTGCCAAAGAGGTACCCGATGCCGGCCATGGACTGCAGCCACATTGCGGCGACGAACACCAGCCACCGGTTCGTCGAGAAGGCCCGCAGTCTGTCCCCGAGCGTCCCCATCGGACTGGACGGAATCACTAAAGATGGGATTTTGGCGCAGAAGTTGGGATCAGGCTTTGATTCTAGAGCTTGACAAGCACTGACGAGATTGCCAAATGGACGAAAACTTTGCGGATTTGGAGACGAGGAAAGGAGGCGTCTTTGGATTGcgggaagcaaggaatacacactGCAGAAAGAGCTCAACGCTGCCTCAACAGACTTTATGAGTGAGCAATGCTAACTGGACTGCTTTAGCGCAAAACAAGGAAGGATTAGTCCGCTGGAAAAGGGTGGGCTCTGATTATGAAATGCAAACAACCTGTTTCCCAAAATGCAGAGATGATGTGGATCGGAAAAGGGAGAGCTTTACAGGCTTGAACGCCGCCACAACCTGTTTCCAAAATTCTGCAAGAGGCAGGAACGAGAAGAACAGGGACAGGGTAACAGGACACCTCCCGCTGAACAAACACAAGGATGAATGACGAGGGATGGGAGCCAGGGGACAGGGTGCGGGTCTCGGTCCACGGCTCCACGAGACGTGGAGGACGAGAGGTATATACTGCTGAGTGTTGATAGAACCCGTCCGTTTTCACTCCCATCTCGATTCTCGACCTTTCCGTTTCACTTTCAACGTGAACAACGAAATACTCCTTTTAGA
This portion of the Zea mays cultivar B73 chromosome 2, Zm-B73-REFERENCE-NAM-5.0, whole genome shotgun sequence genome encodes:
- the LOC100382788 gene encoding uncharacterized LOC100382788, producing the protein MMCVLIYVGTNGETFFNTTALVTCIQNFPKSRGQTVGIMKGFAGLSSAILTQLYAVMHTPDHATLVFMVAVGPSLVAIGLMFIIRPVGGHRQVRPSDKNSFLFIYTICLLLASYLVGVMLVQDFMQLSDNVVNFLTVILLILLVLPIVIPVTLTLSSKTQHPIEEALLSDPSKGETSTSQEKEDQPEVILSEVEEEKPKDIDSLPPSERRKRIEELQTKLVQAAARGGVRIRRQPRRGENFTLVQALVKADFWLIWWSLLLGSGSGLTVIDNMGQMSQAVGFKDGHIFVSLTSIWNFLGRVGGGYFSEIIVREHTYPRHIALVICQILMAVGHFLFAMAWPGTMYVGTFLVGLGYGAHWAIVPAAVSELFGVKHFGAMYNFLTVANPAGSLVFSGLIASNLYDYEAEKQAQRRQITSLTSPRLFHSMGFLADGTLKCEGAVCFFVSSLIMSAFCVVGAGLSLIVVYRTRRVYTHLYGSNRT